In Aminivibrio sp., the following are encoded in one genomic region:
- the mdoH gene encoding glucans biosynthesis glucosyltransferase MdoH, with protein sequence MADGGPVPAWRRTGSRRRLLLLLIVLIPTIISSNTMARLLPDRGSILLDTFLVAVFTTLFAWISVGFWTSIAGLVILLTKKDSYRVSRACDGLDFTIADKAARTAILIPIYNEDVKRVVAGLRTTYASVRATGSLDRFDFFLLSDTTDPDVWVEEEEAWYRFCSEENAFGRVFYRKRTSNTKRKSGNVADFCRRWGKSYRYMAVFDADSIMSGETLVRLVQIMEARPDIGILQTPPKAVNRETLIARVQQFANHVYGPLLAAGLHFWQLGDAQYCGHNALIRVDPFIKHCELPRLPGKGPLSGDILSHDYVESALMCRSGYGIWLTYDLKGTWEETPPTLIDELKRDRRWCQGNLQHTRLLFTRGFFPAHRALFINGILSYGSALLWLSFLTVNSAQAISEVLFEPVYMPILRKFLPELPVWRPHWAISLLGSTTLLLFLPKFLSALPILLADFRARLYGGKLRLFLSILLEVVLSIILTPIRMVFHSLFVVSTLLGKSVGWGTQSRDDRGTTWREALRAHWWGTLLGIGWGTVVYRITPSFFWWISPVIFSLVLSVPISVVTGRAAVGRLFRRSGLFLIPEEVELPPELQVLEENLLRPEPYFPFFFDRKKGFLRAVVDPLVHSLHTSLLLRFRRGAPSRERARDRIVEKALASGPDALNRKEKTALLRAPHHLRELHRKVWRLGDEKDAARWGLVPPEKKEKKRGSDSSLRSSG encoded by the coding sequence ATGGCTGACGGCGGACCCGTTCCGGCCTGGAGGCGCACCGGCAGCAGGCGGCGCCTGCTGCTCCTCCTGATCGTCCTCATCCCGACCATCATCTCCAGCAACACCATGGCCCGGCTCCTGCCCGACCGAGGAAGCATCCTGCTGGACACATTCCTCGTGGCGGTGTTCACCACCCTGTTTGCCTGGATTTCCGTGGGCTTCTGGACTTCCATCGCGGGGCTGGTCATCCTGCTGACGAAAAAGGACTCCTACCGGGTCTCCCGGGCCTGCGACGGTCTCGACTTCACCATCGCCGACAAAGCGGCACGAACGGCCATCCTCATCCCCATCTACAACGAAGATGTAAAGCGGGTCGTCGCGGGATTGCGGACGACCTACGCGTCCGTCCGGGCGACGGGCTCCCTGGACCGGTTCGACTTCTTCCTGCTCAGCGATACCACCGATCCCGACGTCTGGGTGGAGGAGGAAGAAGCCTGGTACAGGTTCTGTTCGGAGGAAAACGCCTTCGGACGGGTCTTCTACCGGAAGCGGACCAGCAACACCAAGCGGAAAAGCGGCAACGTGGCCGACTTCTGCCGCCGGTGGGGCAAAAGCTACCGGTACATGGCCGTCTTCGACGCCGACAGCATCATGAGCGGCGAAACTCTGGTGCGGCTGGTGCAGATCATGGAGGCTCGGCCGGACATCGGCATCCTCCAGACGCCTCCCAAGGCGGTGAACCGGGAAACGCTCATCGCCCGGGTGCAGCAGTTCGCCAACCACGTCTACGGCCCCCTGCTGGCTGCGGGTCTCCATTTCTGGCAGCTAGGCGATGCCCAGTACTGCGGCCACAACGCCCTAATCAGGGTGGACCCCTTCATAAAGCACTGCGAGCTTCCCCGCCTTCCCGGCAAAGGTCCGCTGAGCGGGGACATCCTCAGCCACGACTACGTGGAGTCGGCCCTCATGTGCCGGTCAGGGTACGGAATCTGGCTCACCTACGACCTCAAGGGGACATGGGAGGAAACGCCCCCCACCCTCATCGACGAGCTCAAGCGGGACCGCCGGTGGTGCCAGGGCAACCTCCAGCACACCCGCCTGCTCTTCACCCGGGGCTTCTTCCCCGCTCACCGGGCGCTGTTCATCAACGGAATCCTCTCCTACGGCTCGGCCCTTCTCTGGCTGTCCTTCCTGACGGTCAACTCCGCCCAGGCCATTTCGGAAGTCCTCTTCGAACCGGTGTACATGCCCATACTGCGAAAATTCCTCCCCGAGCTTCCCGTATGGCGTCCCCACTGGGCCATCTCGCTGCTGGGCTCCACCACCCTGCTCCTCTTCCTCCCGAAGTTTCTCAGCGCTTTACCCATTCTCCTCGCCGATTTCAGGGCCAGGCTCTACGGTGGGAAGTTACGTCTTTTCCTGAGCATCCTCCTCGAGGTGGTTTTGTCCATAATTCTCACCCCCATCAGGATGGTCTTCCACAGCCTCTTCGTAGTGTCCACCCTCCTGGGAAAAAGCGTGGGGTGGGGAACCCAGTCCCGGGACGATCGGGGAACCACCTGGAGGGAAGCCCTCCGGGCCCACTGGTGGGGCACCCTCCTCGGCATCGGCTGGGGCACGGTGGTCTACCGGATCACTCCGTCCTTCTTCTGGTGGATCTCCCCCGTCATCTTCTCCCTGGTCCTCTCCGTCCCCATCTCCGTCGTCACAGGACGGGCCGCCGTGGGACGGCTGTTCCGGAGATCAGGGCTCTTCCTCATCCCCGAGGAGGTGGAGCTGCCCCCCGAACTGCAGGTCCTGGAGGAGAATCTCCTGCGCCCGGAACCCTACTTCCCGTTCTTTTTCGACCGGAAAAAAGGTTTTCTCCGGGCGGTGGTGGACCCCCTGGTCCACAGTCTCCACACATCCCTGCTGCTCCGATTCCGGCGGGGAGCTCCTTCCCGTGAACGGGCCCGGGACAGGATCGTGGAAAAGGCGCTGGCCTCGGGGCCTGACGCCCTGAACCGGAAGGAAAAGACGGCCCTCCTCAGGGCCCCGCACCACCTGCGGGAACTCCACAGGAAGGTGTGGCGCCTCGGCGACGAAAAGGACGCCGCTCGATGGGGCCTGGTTCCTCCCGAAAAGAAAGAGAAAAAGCGAGGGTCGGATTCTTCGCTTCGCTCCTCAGGATAA
- the mdoH gene encoding glucans biosynthesis glucosyltransferase MdoH, whose amino-acid sequence MHDTGMPNPSWNRAASWRRILLIVLVILPTIAAARTMAALLPFRGGTAMEFLLVAVFAVLFAWISVGFWTASMGFFLLLGKNNRFSVSRACEHMDWSIADRTARTAVLIPIYNEDVKRVMAGLRTVFTSLGKTGSSDLFDVFLLSDTTDPDIWVEEEEAWRRFCREENASGRVFYRRRSSNSRRKSGNVADFCRRWGKNYRYMIVFDADSIMAGTTLVRMVQCMEARPDIGILQTPPAGVNRETLIARAQQFANHVYGPMFAAGLHFWQLGDAQYWGHNAIIRTEPFMKYCQVPRLPGKGPLAGDILSHDFVEAALMRRAGYGVWLAYDLGGSWEETPPTLLDELKRDRRWCQGNLQHMRLLFTRGFFPTHRALFLNGILSYGSALLWLAFLLLSSAQAVAEVFFEPVYFPGTKTLFPQWPVWHPHWALTLLGSTAVLLFLPKLFSMVLILLRDPSARAFGGRTNLVSGILLEVGLSTLLAPVRMIFHSLFVTATLLGKSVGWGSQSRDDRGTSWSEALSAHWWGTLFGAAWGGLVYLANPSFFPWISPIVVSLVLSAPLSVFTSRASLGRAFRNSGLLLIPEEVELPAELADLEENLRRPEPYTPFPFSRKQGFLRAVVDPLVHALHTSLLLRYKKKAPARENAMEGLVEKAIAKGPGSLTQREKIELLKDPRRLAELHRRVWELEDRDAAALWGLVVLPPAGDRNSPFLAGRKECPYDVS is encoded by the coding sequence ATGCATGACACCGGGATGCCCAACCCTTCGTGGAACCGCGCCGCCAGTTGGCGGCGCATTCTGCTCATCGTCCTGGTCATCCTTCCCACGATCGCAGCCGCCCGCACCATGGCCGCGCTGCTGCCCTTCCGGGGCGGCACGGCCATGGAGTTCCTCCTCGTGGCGGTGTTCGCCGTCCTTTTCGCCTGGATTTCCGTGGGATTCTGGACGGCCTCCATGGGCTTCTTTCTCCTCCTGGGGAAAAACAACCGTTTCTCCGTTTCCCGGGCCTGCGAGCATATGGACTGGTCCATCGCCGACAGAACAGCTCGGACCGCCGTCCTCATACCGATCTACAACGAGGATGTAAAACGTGTGATGGCGGGGCTCCGCACCGTGTTCACCTCCCTGGGGAAAACCGGCTCCTCAGACCTGTTCGACGTCTTTCTGCTGAGCGACACCACCGACCCGGACATCTGGGTTGAGGAGGAAGAAGCCTGGCGGCGATTCTGCCGGGAGGAGAACGCCTCAGGGCGGGTTTTCTACCGGAGGCGTTCCAGCAACTCACGGCGAAAGAGCGGCAACGTGGCCGACTTCTGTCGCCGGTGGGGGAAAAACTACCGCTACATGATCGTCTTCGACGCCGACAGCATCATGGCCGGCACAACTCTGGTCCGCATGGTGCAGTGCATGGAGGCCCGGCCGGACATCGGCATCCTCCAGACGCCTCCCGCCGGAGTGAACCGGGAGACCCTCATCGCCAGGGCCCAGCAGTTCGCAAACCATGTCTACGGCCCGATGTTCGCCGCAGGCCTCCATTTCTGGCAGCTCGGAGACGCCCAGTACTGGGGACACAACGCCATCATCAGGACGGAACCCTTCATGAAGTACTGCCAGGTACCCCGCCTTCCGGGAAAAGGCCCCCTGGCGGGGGACATCCTCAGCCATGACTTCGTGGAGGCCGCCCTCATGCGGCGGGCGGGCTACGGCGTCTGGCTGGCCTACGACCTCGGGGGAAGCTGGGAGGAAACCCCGCCCACCCTGCTGGACGAACTGAAGCGCGACCGGCGCTGGTGCCAGGGGAACCTCCAGCACATGCGCCTTCTCTTCACCAGGGGGTTCTTTCCCACCCACAGGGCCCTGTTTCTTAACGGCATTCTCTCCTACGGGTCCGCCCTCCTGTGGCTTGCCTTCCTGCTGCTGAGCTCCGCCCAGGCCGTTGCTGAAGTTTTCTTCGAGCCGGTGTACTTTCCCGGGACGAAGACCCTCTTCCCCCAGTGGCCCGTGTGGCACCCCCACTGGGCGCTCACCCTACTCGGCTCCACGGCGGTGCTCCTCTTCCTCCCCAAGCTCTTCAGCATGGTCCTCATCCTCCTGAGGGACCCATCGGCACGGGCTTTCGGCGGCAGGACAAACCTTGTTTCGGGCATCCTGCTCGAGGTGGGGCTTTCCACCCTTCTCGCCCCGGTGCGGATGATCTTCCACAGTCTCTTCGTCACCGCCACACTGCTAGGAAAAAGCGTGGGGTGGGGCAGCCAGTCCCGGGACGACCGGGGAACATCCTGGAGCGAGGCACTTTCCGCCCACTGGTGGGGAACCCTCTTCGGCGCTGCCTGGGGCGGCCTGGTCTACCTGGCCAACCCGTCCTTCTTCCCGTGGATTTCCCCCATCGTCGTCTCTCTGGTTCTCTCGGCGCCCCTCTCGGTCTTCACGAGCCGTGCGTCCCTGGGGAGGGCTTTCCGGAACTCCGGCCTGCTCCTGATCCCGGAGGAAGTGGAACTCCCCGCCGAACTCGCCGACCTCGAGGAAAACCTCCGGCGTCCCGAACCCTATACGCCCTTCCCCTTCTCCCGGAAACAGGGATTTCTCCGTGCGGTGGTGGACCCTCTTGTCCACGCCCTCCACACATCTCTCCTGCTGCGCTACAAAAAGAAAGCCCCCGCCCGGGAGAACGCCATGGAAGGGCTGGTGGAAAAAGCCATCGCGAAAGGCCCGGGCAGTCTCACCCAACGGGAGAAGATAGAGCTTCTGAAGGACCCCCGCCGCCTGGCGGAACTCCACCGCCGGGTATGGGAACTGGAAGACCGGGACGCGGCCGCCCTCTGGGGACTGGTCGTGCTCCCGCCGGCCGGGGATAGGAATTCCCCCTTCCTTGCAGGACGGAAGGAATGCCCGTATGATGTCTCATAG
- a CDS encoding glucan biosynthesis protein, which produces MFPCIRRHRSYRQIAVAAFLAAAFCLLPASPGASETPPGDAVQSGPAAVLHFSFDDVKQKAEELASRPFENPEGQVPDFLLNISYDQWRKIRFRPSESLWRAEGLPFEVQFFHPGLFYNRLVTINIIENGRSEKLPFSSSAFDYGDNEFASKVASTPLDFAGFRIHCNLNSGNYKDEAVVFLGASYFRAVARDVQYGLSARGLAVDTALQSGEEFPYFREFWIEKPAPESTLIRIYALLDSPGLTGAYAFTVIPGKETVMDAESTLFLRKDLQKLGIAPLTSMFLYGETENGRQGDYRPEVHDSDGLLMHTESGEWIWRPLANPSRLAVILYPQVNPAGFGLMQRDGTFDHYQDLEARYEKRPSLWIEPRGSWGPGRVELVEIPSELEIHDNMVAYWVPDKIEETGADGLPINDVRKYPGEMSFAYRMRWMHPSETVHPLGRAAASRMAAGNQEGTVRFVLDFEGGQLADLPGDSGLTSVVTVGEGGRLLEKQLLKNEVTGGWRLVLHIAVDPKGKLKTIFPTQAARPYIRITALLKKGENLPDPLTETWTYDLHP; this is translated from the coding sequence GTGTTCCCCTGCATTCGGCGCCATCGCTCATACCGTCAGATAGCCGTCGCCGCGTTCCTCGCGGCGGCGTTTTGCTTGCTTCCCGCGTCCCCCGGGGCATCGGAGACGCCCCCGGGGGACGCCGTTCAGTCCGGCCCTGCGGCAGTCCTCCACTTCTCCTTCGACGATGTAAAGCAAAAGGCCGAAGAACTGGCATCCCGGCCCTTCGAGAACCCGGAGGGGCAGGTTCCCGATTTTCTGCTGAACATCAGCTACGACCAGTGGCGGAAAATCCGCTTCCGTCCCTCCGAATCCCTGTGGAGGGCGGAAGGCCTGCCTTTCGAGGTGCAGTTCTTCCACCCCGGGCTTTTCTACAACAGGTTGGTCACGATCAACATCATTGAAAACGGACGGTCGGAGAAGCTCCCCTTCTCCTCTTCGGCCTTCGACTACGGCGACAACGAATTCGCTTCGAAAGTGGCATCAACGCCCCTCGACTTCGCCGGTTTCCGGATTCACTGCAACCTCAATTCCGGGAATTACAAGGACGAGGCGGTGGTCTTCCTGGGGGCCAGCTACTTCCGTGCCGTGGCCCGGGACGTGCAGTACGGTCTTTCCGCCCGGGGGCTCGCCGTCGACACGGCCCTCCAGTCGGGGGAGGAGTTCCCCTACTTCCGCGAGTTCTGGATCGAGAAGCCCGCCCCGGAGAGCACCCTCATCAGGATCTACGCACTCCTGGACAGTCCCGGCCTCACCGGCGCCTACGCCTTCACCGTCATTCCAGGGAAGGAGACCGTCATGGACGCCGAGAGCACCCTTTTTCTGCGGAAGGACCTGCAGAAGCTCGGCATCGCCCCCCTGACGAGTATGTTCCTTTACGGGGAGACGGAAAACGGCCGGCAGGGGGATTATCGCCCCGAAGTCCACGATTCCGACGGTCTCCTGATGCACACCGAGTCCGGCGAGTGGATCTGGCGTCCCCTGGCAAACCCCTCCCGCCTTGCCGTTATCCTCTACCCCCAGGTCAATCCTGCCGGCTTCGGCCTGATGCAGCGCGACGGGACCTTCGACCACTACCAGGACCTGGAGGCACGATACGAGAAGCGCCCCTCCCTCTGGATCGAACCCCGGGGTTCATGGGGACCGGGAAGGGTGGAGCTGGTGGAAATTCCCTCGGAACTGGAGATTCACGACAACATGGTGGCGTACTGGGTTCCCGATAAAATTGAAGAGACGGGCGCAGACGGTCTGCCGATAAATGACGTGCGGAAATACCCCGGCGAGATGTCCTTCGCGTACCGGATGCGATGGATGCACCCCTCGGAAACCGTCCACCCCCTCGGCAGGGCCGCGGCGAGCAGAATGGCCGCCGGGAACCAGGAAGGGACGGTGCGCTTCGTCCTGGACTTCGAGGGCGGGCAGCTGGCCGACCTTCCCGGGGACTCGGGACTGACGAGCGTGGTCACCGTGGGTGAAGGGGGCCGTCTTCTCGAGAAGCAGTTGCTGAAAAACGAGGTCACCGGGGGATGGCGCCTCGTCCTGCACATTGCCGTCGACCCGAAGGGCAAACTCAAGACCATTTTCCCGACCCAGGCGGCAAGGCCCTACATCCGGATCACCGCCCTTCTCAAAAAGGGAGAGAACCTCCCCGATCCCCTTACGGAGACGTGGACCTATGACCTCCATCCCTGA
- a CDS encoding EAL domain-containing protein, with amino-acid sequence MAERPQAPAYNMEKVVQLAGDRVFLRTFLQTMAPVSFLLVILFAVIFGVLLPLLEESHMAEKRDLCRNLILVQLHYLEALHREELAGKIPPGEAKARALTRIRSLRFGEMEKDYFWILGPERTLLMHPYRPDLEGANPDTTAGPDGVLLRRLFDRIETAVSSPERRGIVDYQWQFKDDLNTLTPKTSCVALFEPWNWIVGTGVYIDDAKKSMAAWKMRFVAAGLLSIAAAGAVSLFLSLRAVLLGRKAAHAALLDRSLKEKTLELARSENQLALITQIYRNAAEGIMITDTEGRILEVNRAFTAITGYGPEEIIGKTPDMLKSDKHGPDFYRKMWDALRKDGQWSGEIWDRRKNGEAFPSRLNIFAYAGGEGKVSRYIGVYQDLTELHQSRHLLLHEVNHDGLTGLPNRFLFHDRLSLAFSRAREKQQILSVIMIGLDRFGSVNKTLGYPVGDGLLQEVGKRLAGAAAEPGAVARFGGDEFVVLLTGGDSYSSSLRTVERMFAILRNPFSVGGHSYRITASAGVTFYPRDGETPEELLQNASLSMERAKREGGNTWRLFTEDLDRKIQRRMRLESDLRRGFDAGEFHLFYQPKISLGERKTVGLEALLRWTSADGTMIPPDIFIPLAEEIGEIRALGAFALEQVCLRWVEWAARKMEIPVAVNISAKQISSESFVTGVLEIVERTGMNPYFLQLEITESAFMENPDHAREVMAKLGEKGIRFSLDDFGTGFSSLSQLRMLPISELKIDRSFMLDMENEKTRGVVSTMIHLAANLRMEVTFEGVETMEQLKKLRRLIPEGMAASIQGYIFSRPLPPERIPQFVVSELPDVF; translated from the coding sequence ATGGCGGAAAGACCCCAGGCTCCGGCCTACAACATGGAAAAGGTCGTTCAGCTCGCCGGAGATCGGGTGTTTCTCCGAACCTTCCTCCAGACCATGGCTCCTGTTTCCTTCCTGCTGGTTATTCTTTTCGCCGTGATTTTCGGCGTTCTGCTTCCCCTCCTTGAAGAAAGCCACATGGCGGAAAAAAGGGACCTCTGCAGAAATCTGATCCTGGTGCAGCTCCATTACCTCGAAGCCCTGCACAGGGAGGAACTCGCAGGGAAGATCCCTCCGGGGGAGGCCAAGGCCCGGGCTCTCACCCGCATCCGCTCCCTCCGCTTCGGAGAAATGGAAAAGGACTACTTCTGGATCCTCGGGCCCGAAAGAACCCTCCTCATGCACCCCTACCGGCCCGATCTCGAGGGCGCGAACCCGGACACCACCGCCGGGCCGGACGGCGTTCTCCTCCGCAGGCTCTTCGACAGGATCGAAACCGCCGTCTCCTCCCCCGAACGGAGGGGAATAGTGGACTACCAGTGGCAATTCAAGGACGATCTGAACACCCTGACCCCGAAAACATCCTGCGTGGCCCTTTTCGAGCCGTGGAACTGGATCGTGGGGACGGGAGTCTACATCGACGATGCGAAAAAGAGCATGGCCGCATGGAAAATGCGCTTCGTGGCCGCGGGACTTCTTTCCATCGCTGCGGCGGGGGCGGTCTCTCTCTTCCTGAGCCTCAGGGCGGTCCTTCTCGGAAGAAAGGCAGCCCATGCCGCGCTCCTGGACCGGAGCCTGAAGGAAAAAACCCTGGAGCTTGCCCGGTCCGAGAACCAGCTCGCCCTCATTACCCAAATCTACCGGAACGCAGCCGAGGGGATCATGATCACCGACACCGAGGGGCGCATTCTCGAAGTCAACCGGGCCTTCACCGCCATCACAGGGTACGGTCCGGAAGAGATCATAGGCAAAACGCCGGACATGCTGAAGTCGGACAAGCACGGCCCCGATTTTTACCGGAAAATGTGGGACGCCCTCAGGAAAGACGGCCAGTGGTCGGGCGAGATATGGGACCGCCGGAAGAACGGCGAAGCCTTTCCCTCCCGGCTGAACATCTTCGCCTACGCCGGCGGCGAAGGGAAAGTAAGCCGCTACATCGGCGTCTACCAGGACCTGACCGAACTCCACCAAAGCCGGCACCTGCTGCTGCACGAGGTGAACCACGACGGGCTGACGGGCCTGCCCAACCGCTTCCTCTTCCATGACAGGCTCTCCCTCGCCTTCTCCAGGGCCAGGGAAAAACAACAGATCCTTTCGGTGATCATGATCGGCCTGGACCGGTTCGGGTCTGTAAACAAGACCCTGGGCTACCCCGTGGGAGACGGGCTGCTCCAGGAGGTGGGCAAAAGGCTCGCCGGGGCGGCCGCCGAACCGGGAGCCGTGGCCCGATTCGGCGGGGACGAATTCGTCGTTCTGCTCACCGGGGGAGACTCCTACTCTTCCTCTCTCCGGACGGTGGAGCGAATGTTCGCGATCCTCAGAAACCCCTTCTCCGTGGGGGGCCATTCCTACAGGATCACCGCCAGCGCCGGAGTCACCTTTTATCCCCGGGACGGGGAAACCCCCGAGGAACTCCTCCAGAACGCCTCCCTCTCCATGGAGCGGGCCAAGCGGGAAGGGGGGAACACCTGGAGGCTTTTCACCGAGGACCTCGACAGGAAAATCCAGCGCAGGATGCGCCTGGAGTCCGACCTCCGGCGGGGTTTCGACGCCGGGGAGTTCCACCTTTTCTACCAGCCCAAGATCAGCCTGGGAGAACGGAAAACCGTGGGGTTGGAGGCCCTGCTCCGCTGGACTTCGGCAGACGGGACCATGATCCCCCCCGACATCTTCATCCCCCTGGCGGAGGAAATCGGCGAAATCCGGGCCCTCGGCGCTTTTGCCCTCGAACAGGTCTGCCTCCGGTGGGTGGAGTGGGCCGCCCGGAAAATGGAAATCCCCGTGGCGGTGAACATCTCGGCGAAGCAGATCTCCTCGGAATCGTTCGTGACGGGTGTCCTGGAAATCGTGGAGCGGACGGGCATGAACCCCTACTTCCTCCAGCTCGAGATCACCGAGTCCGCCTTCATGGAGAACCCGGACCACGCCCGGGAAGTTATGGCGAAACTGGGAGAGAAGGGCATCCGCTTCTCCCTGGACGACTTCGGCACCGGGTTTTCCTCCCTTTCACAACTCCGCATGCTGCCCATATCGGAACTCAAGATCGACCGGTCCTTCATGCTGGACATGGAAAACGAAAAAACCCGGGGTGTGGTCTCCACAATGATCCACCTCGCGGCAAACCTGCGGATGGAGGTGACCTTCGAGGGGGTCGAGACCATGGAGCAGCTCAAAAAGCTGAGAAGACTCATTCCTGAGGGGATGGCGGCCTCCATCCAGGGCTACATCTTCTCCCGTCCCCTGCCGCCGGAGCGGATCCCCCAGTTCGTCGTCTCGGAACTTCCGGATGTTTTCTGA
- a CDS encoding HAD family phosphatase — translation MMESPLAFLAGEKGTSSGPVRRTLELALFDLDGTLIDSEDNHYESDRILLSRRGISFSREDKAAYVGKDIHEMVRRIRANYGLEDDVQALVDEKNALYRKIALSSSRLYPPMKPLLEGLAGRGLPMAVATGSNSAIASEILEVLGVRSFFTHIVSSSEVRRGKPAPDIFLEAARRMNTKPESVIVFEDTKYGVEAALNAGMTCVALPAPGERTDDPLFRRASYLVPGGPDALVTDDFFRWLDPLL, via the coding sequence ATGATGGAATCTCCTCTGGCTTTTCTCGCCGGAGAGAAAGGAACCTCCTCCGGCCCCGTCAGGCGAACTCTGGAGCTCGCTCTTTTCGACCTGGACGGAACCCTCATCGACAGCGAAGACAACCACTACGAAAGCGACAGGATCCTCCTCTCCCGGCGGGGCATTTCCTTCTCCAGGGAAGACAAGGCCGCTTACGTGGGGAAGGACATCCACGAGATGGTCCGGCGCATCAGGGCAAACTACGGCCTGGAGGACGACGTGCAGGCCCTGGTGGACGAGAAGAACGCTCTGTACCGGAAGATCGCTCTCTCGTCAAGCCGACTCTACCCGCCCATGAAACCCCTTCTCGAGGGGCTTGCCGGAAGAGGGCTTCCCATGGCGGTGGCCACGGGATCCAACAGCGCCATCGCCTCGGAAATCCTGGAGGTTCTGGGCGTCCGCTCCTTTTTCACCCACATCGTCTCTTCCTCGGAAGTCCGGCGGGGAAAACCCGCTCCGGACATTTTCCTCGAGGCTGCCCGAAGAATGAACACAAAACCGGAATCGGTCATCGTCTTCGAGGACACGAAATACGGCGTGGAGGCGGCCCTGAACGCCGGAATGACCTGCGTCGCCCTGCCCGCCCCAGGCGAGAGGACCGACGACCCTCTCTTCCGGAGAGCTTCCTACCTCGTTCCGGGAGGCCCTGACGCCCTGGTCACGGACGACTTTTTCCGGTGGCTCGACCCCCTTCTCTAA
- a CDS encoding cyclophilin-like fold protein — MIIETGKHTFQVELCGGDAARNLEKTLPQEISMSRWGDEFYGTLKEKVDSGADKLGDVFEIGDVALWPAGNALCIFFGPTPASEGTEPRMASPGVLLGRIAGDATVLRDCGRSLKKVRILP, encoded by the coding sequence ATGATCATTGAGACGGGAAAGCACACCTTCCAAGTGGAGCTCTGCGGCGGTGACGCCGCGCGAAACCTTGAGAAAACACTGCCCCAGGAGATTTCCATGTCCCGCTGGGGCGATGAATTCTACGGCACGCTGAAAGAAAAGGTGGACTCCGGCGCCGACAAGCTCGGAGATGTCTTCGAAATCGGCGACGTGGCTCTCTGGCCGGCGGGCAACGCCCTGTGCATCTTTTTCGGCCCCACGCCGGCAAGTGAGGGAACCGAGCCCCGGATGGCCTCCCCCGGCGTCCTTCTGGGAAGAATCGCCGGCGACGCAACGGTACTGCGGGACTGCGGCAGGTCGCTGAAAAAAGTCCGGATCCTGCCCTGA
- a CDS encoding ABC transporter ATP-binding protein, which translates to MILSVNGISFAYRGVPVLEDVTFTLAEGEMAALLGPNGTGKTTLLRTIGGILRPAGGTVLMESRNAAACLPRERAKFFGYVPQRGEPVRLTVFDAVLLGRRPHLGWSVERQDMEKVESALESLSLERFALRYIDELSGGEFQKVLLARALVQEPRVLLLDEPTSSLDLKNQLDMLATLRKVVKGHGVAALLSLHDLNTAFRYADRLLFLKDGCIRGVFLPSEVPGEIIADVYGVPVDIVRHKGVSLVVPS; encoded by the coding sequence ATGATCCTCTCGGTGAACGGAATTTCCTTCGCCTACAGGGGTGTACCGGTGCTCGAGGACGTGACCTTCACCCTGGCGGAAGGAGAGATGGCGGCCCTTCTCGGCCCCAACGGCACGGGGAAGACGACCCTGCTGCGGACCATAGGCGGCATCCTCCGCCCGGCGGGGGGCACGGTGCTCATGGAGTCCAGAAACGCCGCGGCATGCCTTCCCCGGGAACGGGCAAAGTTCTTCGGCTACGTTCCCCAGCGGGGAGAACCGGTCAGGCTCACCGTCTTCGACGCCGTGCTGCTCGGCCGCCGGCCCCACCTGGGGTGGTCCGTGGAGCGGCAGGACATGGAAAAGGTGGAATCCGCCCTCGAAAGCCTCTCCCTTGAGCGGTTCGCCCTGCGTTACATCGACGAACTGAGCGGAGGGGAGTTCCAGAAGGTGCTCCTTGCCCGGGCCCTGGTGCAGGAACCCCGGGTGCTGCTCCTCGACGAACCCACCAGCAGCCTCGACCTGAAAAACCAGCTCGACATGCTGGCCACCCTCAGGAAGGTGGTCAAGGGACACGGCGTGGCTGCTCTGCTGAGCCTCCACGACCTGAACACCGCCTTCCGGTACGCCGACCGGCTGCTCTTCCTGAAGGACGGATGCATCCGGGGGGTGTTCCTTCCGTCGGAGGTCCCGGGGGAGATCATCGCCGATGTCTACGGCGTGCCCGTGGACATCGTCCGCCACAAAGGCGTTTCCCTGGTGGTGCCGTCGTGA